Proteins from one Xenopus tropicalis strain Nigerian chromosome 1, UCB_Xtro_10.0, whole genome shotgun sequence genomic window:
- the LOC108645636 gene encoding serine/threonine-protein kinase N1-like, with amino-acid sequence MCIYLYIYIWRFYFFNGVCENLSPPQEPKSRSVFSIPLQKTETDISSASNLKAEKPAEASAKKGILRRLCKSIRNLCQCKKKKCSEIVQEVSNTEMILEEKELLKEKPIEILTESPSIPRDPSSDFGNTLIPKREKDDEEMPQNVEVIPDVEDIAQNVPAKDEKSASLYLSCVEPLNYYTDPSSHYASASDHYTDPHSEFTAPSSKYTDASDYFSDKSLSPSKLELARNCYCEIIREIDRALNHVKVDARNQTTMADFKLQYELGAGAFGQVYRAQHRETRRIVAIKTQPKAAVKTIFKYRSILLEQRILLMAKQKQNPFVVGLFSSFVTRQHICFAMDYAEGGDLESQLKQGAISLERTTFFSSCIVLGLKFLHENKIVHRDLKPENILLDGRGYAKIADFGLSIEGIGYRDEIWGNCGTVPYKAPEIFTELNYTRSVDWWALGVILYRMAIGEFPFDETDKQLLTAQIIHTEPKIPPDLLLSVKVTLQGLLKKDAKLRLGSHKTDAKEVMESSLFRGFNWDALLSQEIQAPFTPQISVPERVELVRLRLPGAGVPQPHRTPLEEALEQLNCPALLP; translated from the exons atgtgtatttatctatatatttatatttggaggttttatttttttaatggtgttTGTGAAAATCTTTCCCCCCCACAGGAACCTAAAAGCAGAAGTGTCTTTTCTATTCCTCTGcaaaagacagagacagacatCTCATCTGCTTCGAACCTGAAAGCTGAAAAACCTGCAG AAGCAAGCGCGAAGAAAGGAATACTTCGACGCCTCTGCAAATCAATTAGGAACCTCTGTCAATGTAAAAAGAAG AAATGTTCAGAAATTGTGCAGGAAGTAAGCAACACAGAGATGATCCTCGAGGAAAAGGAGCTACTGAAGGAGAAACCAATTGAGATCCTTACAG AGTCTCCAAGTATTCCTCGTGATCCTTCCTCAGATTTTGGAAATACTTTGATTCCAAAGAGAGAGAAGGATGATGAAGAGATGCCGCAGAATGTTGAAGTGATTCCTGACGTGGAGGATATTGCTCAGAATGTTCCCGCAAAGGATGAGAAATCTGCGAGCTTATATTTAAGCTGTGTGGAACCACTGAATTACTACACTGATCCAAGTTCTCATTATGCTAGTGCAAGTGATCACTATACTGATCCGCATTCCGAGTTCACTGCTCCAAGTTCCAAATATACTGATGCAAGTGATTACTTCTCTGATAAGAGTTTATCTCCTTCTAAGCTGGAACTG GCTAGAAATTGTTACTGTGAAATAATCAGAGAGATTGATAGGGCACTAAACCACGTAAAGGTGGACGCAAG GAATCAGACAACTATGGCTGATTTCAAACTACAATATGAACTGGGTGCTGGTGCTTTTGGCCAG GTATATCGGGCACAACACAGAGAAACCAGGAGAATTGTAGCCATCAAGACTCAACCAAAGGCTGCAGTCaaaactatatttaaatatagaag CATTCTTCTGGAGCAGCGCATCCttcttatggcaaagcaaaagcaGAATCCTTTTGTTGTCGGTTTATTCTCCTCCTTCGTAACCAGACAACATATCTGCTTCGCTATGGATTACGCTGAGGGAGGGGACTTGGAGTCCCAACTGAAACAAGGTGCCATATCACTGGAGAGAACTAC GTTCTTCTCCTCCTGCATTGTCCTCGGGCTGAAGTTCCTACATGAAAACAAGATTGTTCATAG AGATTTAAAGCCAGAAAACATCCTTCTGGATGGCCGAGGATATGCCAAAATAGCAGACTTTGGTCTTAGCATAGAAG GAATTGGCTACAGGGACGAGATCTGGGGCAACTGTGGAACTGTACCATATAAGGCTCCAGAAATTTTCACTGAGTTAAACTACACCAGATCGGTGGACTGGTGGGCTCTTGGAGTGATCCTGTACAGAATGGCTATTGGCGAG ttTCCTTTCGACGAAACAGACAAGCAGCTCCTGACGGCCCAAATTATACATACAGAGCCGAAAATTCCTCCAGATCTGCTTTTAAGTGTCAAGGTCACATTACAAGGG CTGCTGAAAAAAGATGCCAAACTTCGCCTCGGGTCACATAAAACAGACGCTAAAGAAGTCATGGAAAGCTCTTTATTCAGG GGATTTAACTGGGACGCCCTTCTGAGCCAAGAAATACAGGCGCCATTCACTCCTCAAATAAGTGTTCCAGAGCGAGTGGAGTTAGTACGCCTTCGCTTACCGGGCGCTGGTGTCCCACAACCCCACAGGACCCCATTGGAAGAGGCATTAGAACAGTTGAATTGTCCTGCTCTTCTGCCTTGA
- the LOC116408348 gene encoding coiled-coil domain-containing protein 172-like — MNRHLREVKSEIHKCQEEARSLTGRLEEAKATLETKVQRLAEKQCQRLLLKKHQDVLESQKEDLLKEKEELLTMRVNYPFTADK, encoded by the exons ATGAACCGACACCTACGAGAGG tgaaaTCAGAAATTCACAAGTGTCAGGAAGAAGCAAGAAGTCTCACAGGGAGGCTTGAAGAGGCAAAGGCAACGCTGGAGACCAAG GTTCAGCGACTTGCTGAGAAACAATGCCAGCGACTCCTTTTGAAGAAGCACCAGGATGTTTTAGAATCTCAAAAGGAAGATCTGCTAAAGGAGAAAGAGGAACTTTTAACCATGCGT gtgaactaccccttcacGGCTGACAAGTAA